From Prochlorococcus sp. MIT 1223, the proteins below share one genomic window:
- a CDS encoding DUF2973 domain-containing protein, producing MLNNFLPYLYGLAVCVLLIQAARVMFRGVYTPKAGTKNMQNISHSEEDRTGQVTIHPEILNQDGKITDEDLLTVRFSRDGDPPKSSGTPT from the coding sequence ATGTTGAACAATTTTCTTCCTTACTTATATGGCTTAGCGGTTTGCGTACTGCTCATTCAAGCTGCTCGCGTAATGTTTAGAGGTGTTTACACTCCTAAGGCTGGAACAAAAAATATGCAAAATATTTCTCACTCTGAAGAGGATCGAACCGGACAGGTTACTATTCATCCCGAGATTTTGAATCAAGATGGGAAGATCACTGATGAAGATTTGCTGACTGTTCGTTTCTCTAGGGATGGTGATCCGCCAAAGTCATCAGGTACTCCGACTTAA
- a CDS encoding trypsin-like peptidase domain-containing protein, which produces MSKKSLNSSKPIEKIFAACLLTLTAVTGISSLLPGEIRANERDSKLTEISPKSFVAKAVAKTGDAVVTIETQRRVYTYRNNGMSRGLLIDPYFERFFNFPGPTIPKSRIESAQGSGVIFGPEGLVLTNAHVVEKSDKLIVGLSDGRRVTGKVIGQDSLTDLAVILLQGTGPWPTANLGNSDKIRVGDWAIAVGNPFGLENTVTLGIISNLNRNVTQLGISDKRINLIQTDAAINPGNSGGPLLNAEGDVIGINTLVRSGPGAGLGFAIPINKAKNIANQLIKNGNASHPIIGVSLSNLPLVDKDGNESQKKGALIRYLIPGGPGETGGLKINDFILKVGGDLIKSPSDVVNKINDHGVNKPLKFEIKRGQETLILFISPIDINQLNMR; this is translated from the coding sequence ATGAGTAAAAAATCTTTAAATTCAAGTAAACCTATTGAGAAAATTTTTGCAGCATGCCTTTTAACTTTAACAGCAGTAACAGGTATATCGTCTCTATTACCTGGAGAAATCAGAGCAAATGAAAGAGATTCAAAGCTTACAGAAATATCTCCCAAAAGCTTTGTAGCTAAAGCCGTAGCAAAAACTGGTGACGCAGTAGTCACTATTGAAACTCAAAGAAGAGTTTATACATATAGAAATAATGGTATGTCTCGGGGCTTACTCATCGATCCATATTTTGAAAGATTTTTCAATTTCCCTGGGCCTACAATTCCCAAGTCAAGAATTGAAAGCGCACAAGGAAGTGGGGTTATTTTTGGCCCTGAAGGTCTGGTTTTGACAAATGCTCATGTTGTCGAGAAATCCGACAAATTAATTGTTGGGCTCTCAGATGGAAGAAGAGTAACAGGGAAAGTAATAGGTCAAGACTCTCTAACTGATCTTGCCGTAATTCTCCTCCAAGGAACTGGGCCTTGGCCAACTGCCAATTTAGGCAATTCTGACAAAATAAGAGTGGGAGACTGGGCTATAGCTGTTGGTAATCCATTTGGGCTAGAAAATACTGTCACATTAGGAATTATTAGTAACTTAAATAGAAATGTCACGCAACTAGGAATTTCAGATAAAAGAATAAACCTAATTCAAACAGATGCAGCCATTAATCCTGGCAATTCTGGAGGTCCATTATTAAATGCCGAAGGTGATGTCATTGGTATCAATACATTAGTCCGGTCAGGTCCTGGTGCTGGCTTAGGTTTTGCTATTCCCATTAATAAAGCAAAGAATATTGCCAATCAATTAATTAAGAATGGAAATGCTAGTCATCCAATTATCGGAGTAAGTTTATCCAACTTGCCTCTTGTAGATAAGGATGGTAATGAATCCCAAAAGAAAGGAGCCTTAATTCGTTACTTAATTCCGGGAGGTCCAGGTGAGACAGGAGGTTTGAAGATCAATGATTTCATACTCAAAGTTGGAGGTGACTTAATAAAAAGTCCATCAGACGTGGTAAATAAAATTAACGATCATGGTGTAAATAAGCCATTAAAATTCGAAATCAAACGAGGACAAGAGACTTTAATCTTATTTATAAGTCCAATAGATATTAATCAACTAAATATGAGATAA
- a CDS encoding ATP-binding cassette domain-containing protein — translation MLRLERISKTYPTGEVLKDITWEIKPGDRIGLVGVNGAGKSTQLKIICGLEEPSSGKVVLQGEPRISYLKQEFDVDIRRTVREELFQAFDDASRVLNDKSDLEKELESHRAQNDSDYLDLLIKKLGTLQSRFEGLNGYELEAKIEKLLPTIGFNAADADRNVGDFSGGWQMRIALGKILLQDPDLLLLDEPTNHLDIETIQWLEDYLNKQRSAMVIISHDREFLDRICTQIINTERGVSRTYLGNYSSYLEQRKIEYESNRSAFLRQQKELASQQAYVDRFRASATRSTQAKSREKLIEKIEKIESPLEEINGPNFNFSQAPRAGKEVVIIDDLTHSYEDKILFLGANLEVSPGEHIAFIGENGSGKSTLLRLIMGFEKPDEGRVSLGTHNIIPGYFEQNQAEALDLSKTVLNTLFEVVPDWSQTKVRSLLGSFGLSNDSVFKEVSKISGGEKARLALALLLVKSINLLILDEPTNHLDIPSKEMLENAIRNYTGTALIVSHDRYFISRVANRIVELRDGQLFIYKGDYNYFKEKKLQEKALKQEQLAIAKKEAKRLANKDKQRKNKNNRKAKLIDKK, via the coding sequence GTGCTGCGACTTGAGCGCATTAGTAAAACTTATCCCACTGGTGAAGTCCTAAAAGACATCACATGGGAAATTAAGCCAGGAGATCGAATAGGTCTGGTTGGAGTAAATGGTGCTGGCAAATCTACTCAATTAAAAATAATTTGTGGCTTAGAAGAACCTAGTTCTGGAAAGGTTGTTCTTCAAGGGGAACCTCGTATTTCTTATTTAAAACAAGAGTTTGATGTTGATATTAGAAGAACTGTTCGCGAAGAACTGTTTCAGGCATTTGATGACGCTTCGCGAGTATTAAATGACAAATCTGATCTTGAAAAAGAATTGGAATCTCATAGAGCCCAAAATGATTCTGATTACCTAGATTTATTGATTAAGAAATTAGGAACCTTACAAAGTCGATTTGAAGGTTTAAATGGGTATGAACTGGAGGCGAAGATAGAGAAACTTTTGCCAACTATTGGTTTCAATGCTGCAGATGCAGATAGAAATGTAGGAGATTTTTCAGGTGGTTGGCAGATGAGAATCGCTTTAGGAAAAATACTCTTACAAGATCCTGATTTACTTCTTTTAGATGAACCTACTAATCATTTGGACATTGAGACAATTCAATGGTTAGAAGATTATTTAAATAAGCAGAGATCAGCAATGGTTATTATTAGCCATGATAGAGAATTTTTAGATAGGATTTGCACCCAAATTATTAATACAGAAAGAGGAGTTTCACGAACATATCTTGGAAATTATTCATCTTATTTAGAACAAAGGAAAATTGAATATGAATCCAATCGATCTGCTTTCCTTAGGCAACAAAAAGAGCTCGCTTCTCAACAAGCTTATGTTGACAGATTTAGAGCCAGTGCAACTAGAAGTACACAGGCTAAAAGTAGAGAGAAGTTGATTGAAAAAATTGAAAAGATAGAATCACCTTTAGAAGAAATTAATGGTCCAAATTTTAATTTTTCCCAAGCACCAAGAGCAGGTAAAGAGGTTGTCATTATAGATGATCTTACACATAGTTACGAAGATAAAATTCTTTTTTTAGGAGCTAATTTAGAAGTATCACCAGGAGAACATATTGCATTTATTGGAGAGAATGGCTCAGGTAAATCAACTTTATTAAGATTAATAATGGGCTTTGAAAAACCTGATGAAGGAAGAGTTTCATTAGGTACACATAATATTATTCCGGGATATTTTGAACAAAATCAGGCAGAAGCACTTGACTTATCAAAAACTGTTCTAAATACACTTTTTGAAGTAGTTCCAGATTGGTCTCAGACTAAGGTTCGTTCTTTATTAGGTAGTTTTGGTTTAAGCAATGATTCTGTATTTAAGGAAGTTTCTAAAATTAGTGGAGGTGAAAAGGCTAGGCTCGCATTGGCTCTATTATTAGTTAAATCTATAAACCTGTTAATTTTAGATGAGCCTACTAACCATCTTGATATTCCATCTAAAGAAATGCTTGAAAATGCGATAAGGAACTATACAGGAACTGCTTTAATAGTTTCACATGATAGGTATTTTATTTCTAGAGTAGCTAATAGAATAGTTGAATTAAGAGATGGCCAATTATTTATTTATAAAGGAGATTATAATTACTTTAAAGAAAAGAAATTGCAAGAGAAAGCTTTAAAACAAGAACAGTTAGCAATTGCTAAGAAGGAAGCAAAGAGATTAGCTAATAAAGATAAGCAAAGAAAAAATAAAAATAATAGAAAAGCTAAATTAATTGATAAAAAGTAA
- a CDS encoding ribbon-helix-helix domain-containing protein — MATRQNSSSGNPKSPRVQVVLPEDLCNQLSALAKRESRTVSNMAKVLIQEGVQRLESKSITPSLETKAMTNKDKFISALEAQEPRRLRGAPKRLRFLRP; from the coding sequence ATGGCTACCCGGCAAAATTCATCAAGCGGGAATCCAAAATCCCCAAGGGTCCAAGTTGTATTGCCTGAAGATTTGTGCAACCAACTTTCCGCATTAGCAAAGCGCGAGTCTCGAACTGTTAGCAATATGGCTAAAGTTCTTATTCAGGAAGGAGTTCAAAGACTTGAAAGCAAATCAATAACACCTTCCTTGGAAACTAAAGCAATGACAAATAAAGATAAATTTATCTCAGCCTTAGAAGCACAAGAACCAAGACGATTACGAGGAGCTCCTAAAAGACTAAGGTTCCTCCGTCCTTGA
- a CDS encoding TrkA family potassium uptake protein, translating into MNEWWQWSRKRLGDDLGFAVVGVGRFGTAVCRELLRNGADVLAVDFSSKAIEELRQLEPSIEARVVDSTDEESMREAGVLEMGTVVVGISEPIEASITTTLIAKDTDGSRVTQVIARATSDLHEKMLKRVGADRVVFPSRMQGERLGLELIRPNMIERLELDDQTGIDEIKVPEAFVGRSLRELNLRKNYLVNVLAAGPAKRLTVNPPAKYVLQEDHVLVVMGLMEDLQKLPQE; encoded by the coding sequence ATGAATGAATGGTGGCAGTGGTCTCGTAAAAGATTAGGCGATGATCTTGGCTTCGCTGTAGTAGGAGTAGGTCGCTTTGGTACAGCAGTTTGCCGAGAATTGCTACGTAATGGTGCTGATGTTCTTGCGGTTGATTTTTCCTCCAAGGCAATTGAAGAGTTGCGACAACTCGAACCATCAATTGAAGCAAGAGTTGTTGACTCTACAGATGAAGAGTCTATGCGTGAAGCAGGCGTATTAGAGATGGGAACAGTTGTAGTTGGCATTAGCGAGCCAATAGAGGCAAGTATTACGACAACTCTGATTGCTAAAGATACTGATGGTAGTCGAGTAACTCAGGTTATTGCTCGAGCTACCAGTGATTTGCATGAAAAAATGTTAAAAAGAGTTGGTGCTGACAGAGTTGTTTTTCCATCACGAATGCAAGGCGAACGCTTAGGACTTGAATTAATACGCCCAAATATGATTGAGCGTTTGGAATTAGATGATCAAACAGGGATTGATGAAATTAAGGTGCCAGAGGCTTTTGTAGGTCGATCTTTAAGAGAACTTAATCTGCGCAAGAATTATTTAGTGAATGTTTTAGCGGCAGGACCAGCAAAGCGTCTTACAGTTAATCCACCTGCTAAGTACGTACTTCAAGAAGATCATGTTCTTGTTGTAATGGGATTAATGGAAGATCTGCAAAAATTACCTCAGGAATAA
- a CDS encoding TrkH family potassium uptake protein codes for MRPDHYKKLTVPQFTVITGFLIIAFGTFILATPICSSSDVGLWEAFFTATSAVTVTGLSIIDIGRDLTIVGQIILATMLLIGGLGLMAITTFLQGFVVTGTELRCRLDRGKTLDEFGVGGVGRTFRGIALTAATLIIIGAIILYYFGFTDINNSAERFWASLFHSISAYNNAGFGLWSNSLQDYRTNGVVNTVIIMLIILGGLGWRVTSDIWSNRKSLKIRNLSLHTRLVIRTSFILIAIGTLGLMLTESIVNGNFFSGIDFQERFVSSLFESVSARTAGFTNIPISIETISDSGLLLLMTLMFIGASPGGTGGGIKTTTIAALMAATRTTLRGQNDVVIRNRQISDKVVLKAVGITVASLLFVLVMALLLSMTSGHGNSASFSFLEMLFTCVSAFATVGFDLGVTKQLGHFGQFVLVVGMFVGRLGILLLLSSIWQVINSGRLKHQTRVGYPHEDLYV; via the coding sequence ATGCGGCCTGACCATTATAAGAAACTAACAGTTCCTCAATTCACTGTAATAACAGGATTCTTGATAATTGCTTTTGGTACATTTATTCTAGCAACTCCGATTTGTTCCTCTTCTGATGTTGGTTTATGGGAGGCTTTCTTTACTGCGACCTCTGCTGTAACAGTTACAGGCTTATCTATTATTGATATTGGAAGAGACTTGACAATTGTTGGTCAAATAATTCTTGCGACAATGCTTTTGATAGGTGGTCTTGGCTTGATGGCTATTACAACTTTTCTCCAAGGATTTGTCGTTACTGGAACAGAACTTAGATGTCGACTCGATCGAGGGAAAACCCTTGATGAGTTTGGAGTAGGTGGAGTAGGGCGTACATTTCGTGGTATTGCCTTAACAGCAGCAACTCTGATTATCATCGGCGCAATTATTCTTTATTACTTTGGTTTTACTGATATAAATAACTCAGCTGAGCGATTTTGGGCATCACTATTTCATAGTATTTCTGCTTATAACAATGCCGGATTTGGTCTTTGGTCAAATAGTTTGCAAGATTATCGCACTAATGGAGTTGTGAATACTGTCATTATCATGTTGATTATTTTAGGTGGATTGGGATGGAGAGTAACAAGTGATATTTGGAGTAATCGTAAATCTCTAAAGATAAGGAATTTAAGTCTTCATACTCGATTAGTTATTCGTACATCTTTCATACTTATTGCCATAGGAACATTAGGGTTAATGCTGACTGAGTCAATTGTCAATGGAAACTTTTTTTCAGGAATTGACTTCCAAGAGCGTTTTGTAAGTTCTCTTTTTGAGTCTGTTAGTGCCAGAACGGCTGGTTTTACAAATATCCCAATCTCTATCGAAACTATTTCTGATTCTGGTCTTTTACTCTTGATGACTTTGATGTTCATAGGCGCTAGCCCTGGGGGTACTGGAGGTGGCATTAAAACCACTACAATCGCAGCTCTTATGGCTGCAACTAGAACTACTCTTAGAGGCCAGAATGACGTTGTAATAAGAAATCGTCAAATTTCAGATAAAGTAGTCTTGAAGGCTGTTGGTATAACAGTTGCATCTTTGCTATTTGTCTTAGTCATGGCCTTGTTGTTAAGCATGACAAGCGGACATGGAAATAGCGCATCTTTTTCTTTTCTTGAAATGCTCTTTACTTGTGTTTCAGCCTTTGCAACGGTAGGTTTTGATTTGGGAGTTACAAAGCAATTAGGACATTTTGGGCAATTTGTATTGGTGGTAGGTATGTTTGTAGGTAGGTTAGGTATCCTTTTGTTGTTAAGTTCAATATGGCAAGTGATTAATTCAGGTAGGTTAAAACATCAAACTCGTGTTGGTTATCCGCATGAAGATCTTTATGTTTAA
- a CDS encoding SLC13 family permease, producing the protein MNELIAIYQNPQAVITLSVLILAVVLFISGLLAPELTGLLSVALLMATGVLPPQKALAGFGSPALITLMGLFAVSAALFKSGALDRLRELIASENIRSPRRLIALLGFVVAPISGIVPNTPVVASLLPVIEAWCIRRKLSPSRVLLPLSFATVLGGTLTLLGSSVNLLVSDISAQLGYGSFDLFTFTSIGIPIWLIGTVYLLLAPQILLPDRGSINNEFSGSTDQTGYFTEVTIPDDSDLVGQSVRNSRLQRRFDVDVLELQRHRERFLPPLADKTIEPGDRLLLRVARADLLRLQQEHTVQLARSVDKQKTKFSDPNFLAGQKTVEVLLPSGSTLAGASLSELRFRQRHNATVLALRRGQQTVQERIGQAILREGDVLLLQAPLDSIRGLQASNDLLVLDQFENDLPTVRRKPIAIAIAIAMLIVPTISSIPLVSSVLIAVIAMVVGGCIRPVEVQRSIRLDVILLLGSLSSFSVAMNDTGLADIFANALEYWLEDLPTYFALLVIVLSTTIFTQVISNAASVAFLAPVAVQLAPGLNLPELALLIAVLFGASQSFLTPMGYQTNMMVFGPGRYRFLDVTRYGAGLTVLMTLIIPALILWQYGGS; encoded by the coding sequence ATGAATGAACTAATTGCTATTTATCAAAATCCTCAAGCTGTCATAACTCTATCAGTTTTGATTTTAGCAGTGGTGCTTTTTATTTCAGGCTTATTAGCTCCTGAGTTGACAGGACTTTTAAGTGTTGCATTGTTAATGGCTACAGGTGTTTTACCACCTCAAAAGGCATTAGCTGGCTTTGGGAGTCCTGCTTTAATTACTTTAATGGGTTTATTTGCGGTTTCAGCTGCTTTGTTTAAGAGTGGAGCACTTGATCGTTTAAGAGAACTTATTGCTTCTGAAAATATTCGCTCTCCCAGAAGATTAATTGCACTTTTAGGATTTGTTGTAGCACCTATTTCCGGCATAGTTCCTAATACACCAGTTGTAGCTTCTCTTTTGCCCGTTATAGAAGCTTGGTGTATTAGACGTAAGTTGTCGCCCTCACGAGTATTGCTTCCCTTGTCTTTTGCAACTGTTTTGGGTGGAACACTGACTTTACTTGGTAGTTCTGTCAATCTTTTAGTTAGTGATATTAGCGCTCAACTTGGTTATGGTTCATTTGATTTATTTACCTTTACCTCTATTGGAATTCCTATTTGGCTAATTGGAACAGTCTATTTATTATTGGCCCCACAAATACTTCTACCTGACCGAGGATCGATTAATAATGAATTTAGTGGAAGTACTGATCAAACTGGATATTTTACGGAGGTTACGATTCCGGATGATTCTGACCTTGTTGGACAGTCAGTAAGAAACAGTCGATTACAACGTCGTTTCGATGTTGATGTATTGGAATTGCAACGACATAGAGAAAGATTCTTACCGCCTTTAGCAGATAAAACTATTGAGCCAGGAGATCGATTATTACTTCGAGTTGCTAGAGCAGACTTATTACGTCTTCAGCAAGAACATACAGTGCAACTTGCTAGGAGTGTTGACAAGCAAAAGACGAAATTTTCAGATCCTAATTTCTTAGCCGGTCAAAAAACTGTAGAGGTACTTCTTCCCTCAGGGTCTACTCTTGCAGGAGCTAGTTTAAGTGAGCTTCGATTTCGTCAGAGACATAATGCAACAGTTTTAGCTTTAAGAAGAGGGCAACAAACAGTTCAAGAAAGAATTGGTCAAGCTATTCTTAGGGAAGGTGATGTTTTGTTGTTGCAGGCACCTCTTGATTCAATCAGAGGATTACAAGCAAGTAATGATTTACTTGTCCTTGATCAGTTCGAAAATGATTTACCAACTGTTCGTAGAAAACCAATTGCAATTGCAATCGCAATTGCAATGTTAATTGTGCCAACTATCTCCTCCATACCTCTTGTCTCTTCTGTTCTTATTGCAGTAATAGCTATGGTAGTAGGAGGATGTATTAGGCCTGTAGAAGTCCAGAGATCAATTAGATTAGACGTAATTCTTTTGTTGGGATCATTATCAAGTTTTAGCGTTGCAATGAATGACACAGGATTAGCTGATATATTTGCTAACGCATTAGAGTATTGGCTAGAAGACTTGCCTACATACTTTGCGTTACTAGTGATTGTTCTTTCAACAACTATTTTTACTCAAGTTATTAGTAATGCAGCTTCAGTTGCATTTTTAGCACCTGTTGCTGTTCAGTTAGCACCAGGATTAAACCTTCCAGAGTTGGCTCTGTTGATAGCTGTCTTATTTGGAGCCAGTCAATCATTTTTAACTCCTATGGGTTATCAAACTAATATGATGGTATTTGGACCAGGTCGTTATCGCTTTCTTGATGTGACTAGATATGGTGCAGGATTAACAGTTTTAATGACCTTAATTATTCCAGCTTTAATTCTTTGGCAATACGGAGGATCTTAA
- a CDS encoding NAD(P)/FAD-dependent oxidoreductase, giving the protein MDINDPNSDPVVLVGGGFGGLTTSLALSRSHPKPKIILIEPRDRFIFSPLLYELLSEEIKSWEIAPSYSSLLSATGIVWIQESVESINNLEKYVITNTGLKINYSQIVLSVGSKPNQLSLKGLTEHALMFHDLSDVKKLRNLIFILKQSSETNNSLFIVGAGPSGVELACKLSDVLDNETQIHLIERGRKILPQGKLFNREKSEVALNNRHIKVHLLTEVIEISSDKVKLRTINDQVSHDFYMHHQGVIWTAGSKPRLPQIIPKPILKEGKIIIESTLHVVGQKNLLAIGDVSFNELSPHPGTAQLAMQQAIVAANNVIAYRTGVSPQVFKYDDFGEMLSLGRGNASITGFGLTLTGPLAFQIRRMAYLTKVQNLSLGIRFALAWLLNNTHQCK; this is encoded by the coding sequence ATGGACATAAATGATCCTAATTCTGATCCAGTTGTTTTAGTAGGAGGAGGTTTTGGTGGCTTAACAACATCTTTGGCACTAAGTCGAAGTCACCCTAAGCCTAAGATTATTTTGATAGAGCCAAGAGATCGCTTTATTTTCTCACCCCTGTTATATGAATTATTGAGTGAAGAGATAAAGTCTTGGGAGATTGCTCCTTCCTACAGCTCATTGCTTAGTGCGACAGGTATAGTGTGGATTCAAGAGAGTGTAGAAAGTATTAATAATCTTGAAAAATACGTTATTACTAATACAGGATTGAAAATAAATTATTCTCAAATTGTACTTTCTGTTGGTTCTAAGCCTAATCAGCTCTCTCTTAAAGGCCTCACTGAGCATGCCTTAATGTTTCATGATTTATCGGATGTAAAGAAATTAAGAAATTTGATATTTATTTTAAAGCAATCATCTGAAACTAATAACTCTCTTTTCATAGTTGGCGCTGGACCTTCAGGCGTAGAATTAGCATGTAAGCTTTCTGATGTATTAGATAATGAAACTCAGATCCATTTAATTGAGCGTGGTCGAAAGATCTTGCCTCAAGGTAAGTTGTTTAATCGAGAGAAATCAGAGGTCGCATTAAATAATCGCCATATCAAGGTACATTTGTTGACTGAAGTTATCGAGATAAGCTCTGATAAAGTTAAATTAAGAACAATAAATGATCAAGTTTCTCATGATTTTTACATGCATCATCAAGGAGTAATTTGGACTGCTGGTTCTAAACCAAGACTTCCTCAGATTATTCCAAAGCCAATTTTGAAAGAGGGAAAAATAATTATTGAATCTACTTTGCATGTTGTTGGGCAAAAAAACCTACTTGCAATAGGTGATGTGTCTTTTAATGAACTAAGCCCTCATCCGGGAACCGCTCAATTGGCAATGCAACAAGCGATAGTTGCAGCAAATAATGTAATCGCTTATCGCACTGGGGTAAGTCCTCAGGTTTTTAAATATGATGATTTTGGTGAAATGCTTAGTTTAGGAAGGGGAAATGCATCTATTACCGGATTTGGTTTGACATTAACAGGACCATTAGCTTTTCAGATTCGCCGTATGGCTTATCTTACGAAAGTACAAAATCTTTCTTTAGGTATTAGATTTGCCTTGGCTTGGTTATTGAATAACACACATCAATGCAAATGA
- a CDS encoding phosphoadenylyl-sulfate reductase, whose amino-acid sequence MTKPNQQNSINQQLPKDYYQESVDNFSLEKARSELENLKAEERIQWGQKKFGERFVLTTSFGIQSAVLLNMVRQLKSNNLPTIIWVDTGYLPSETYLYAKQLIEQLQLDISVVQSSISSARMEALYGRLWETKSLKDLEKYHLIRKVEPLEQAFNDLKVTCWASGVRGNQTKHRKSMNPIDLIRGRLSIRPLLSWTTKDIFYYMKENNLPQHPLFEKGYSTVGDWHSSKPDTLGEEGRVTRFGGMKEECGIHVSESSDQ is encoded by the coding sequence ATGACCAAACCAAACCAACAAAATTCAATAAATCAACAATTGCCTAAAGACTATTATCAAGAATCAGTTGATAATTTTTCTCTTGAGAAGGCGCGAAGCGAGTTAGAAAATCTTAAGGCCGAAGAAAGAATCCAATGGGGTCAAAAAAAGTTTGGCGAGAGATTTGTTCTGACGACAAGTTTTGGTATTCAATCTGCAGTTTTACTAAATATGGTCCGCCAACTCAAAAGTAATAATTTGCCGACCATAATTTGGGTAGACACAGGATACTTACCATCAGAAACCTACCTCTATGCAAAGCAACTTATTGAACAGCTTCAGCTTGATATAAGTGTAGTACAAAGTTCTATCTCATCAGCGCGGATGGAAGCGTTATATGGACGACTATGGGAAACAAAATCTCTCAAAGACTTAGAAAAATATCACCTCATTAGAAAAGTAGAGCCTTTAGAGCAAGCTTTTAATGATCTAAAAGTTACTTGCTGGGCAAGCGGGGTGAGAGGCAATCAAACAAAACACAGAAAGTCAATGAATCCTATAGATCTCATCAGAGGGCGTTTATCCATAAGACCTTTACTGAGCTGGACGACAAAAGATATTTTTTATTACATGAAAGAAAATAATTTACCTCAACATCCGCTTTTTGAAAAAGGATACTCAACTGTGGGGGACTGGCACTCGAGCAAACCTGATACTCTTGGCGAAGAAGGGAGAGTCACAAGATTTGGCGGCATGAAAGAAGAGTGTGGAATACATGTTTCAGAGTCAAGTGATCAATGA
- a CDS encoding type III pantothenate kinase, translated as MKEKLDKERVNKKTYLLIGNSRLHWAFQNQNQWDFLDTSIKQGFTEYINTSLLAWAEVGKRPKNIYLDPKKKLNIEEIPLLNVPSWLGIDRALAGWGAFKKAKELSIIHTNGLLIADAGTVLSITRISKKGEFIGGQLIAGLNLQLKAMAQCTNNLSYPSRKDLNGETFPKATEDAMLRGSFQSLIGAIQEAKKDTSAPLFICGGDSLDIFNKLKISYDDIYHCPNLVLEGMINVKHNELT; from the coding sequence ATGAAAGAGAAACTAGATAAAGAGAGAGTTAACAAAAAAACCTATCTTTTAATTGGGAATAGTCGCCTACATTGGGCTTTCCAAAATCAAAACCAATGGGATTTCCTAGACACATCAATAAAGCAAGGGTTTACCGAATATATAAATACAAGTTTATTAGCATGGGCTGAAGTAGGAAAAAGGCCTAAGAATATTTACTTAGATCCTAAAAAGAAACTCAATATTGAAGAAATACCTCTTTTAAACGTACCAAGTTGGTTAGGTATTGATAGAGCATTGGCTGGCTGGGGAGCATTTAAAAAAGCGAAAGAATTATCAATTATTCATACAAATGGACTACTAATTGCTGATGCAGGAACAGTACTTAGTATTACAAGAATTAGTAAGAAAGGCGAGTTTATTGGCGGTCAATTAATAGCTGGATTAAATCTTCAACTAAAAGCCATGGCGCAATGCACTAATAATTTATCTTATCCTTCAAGAAAAGATTTGAATGGAGAAACTTTTCCTAAGGCTACAGAAGATGCAATGTTAAGAGGTAGTTTTCAATCATTAATAGGTGCCATTCAAGAAGCCAAAAAAGATACTAGTGCACCTCTTTTTATCTGCGGGGGGGATAGCTTAGATATTTTTAATAAACTAAAAATATCGTATGATGATATTTATCATTGCCCTAATCTTGTTCTAG